Proteins from one Malaya genurostris strain Urasoe2022 chromosome 2, Malgen_1.1, whole genome shotgun sequence genomic window:
- the LOC131432754 gene encoding golgin subfamily A member 1, translated as MFASLKNKIKEETGSDVTSLPSRNSQSGAAGSTQRYQRNRLGSFTSMASMEELSLFEQKEAELSATRAQLQDLACQFNDLREQTRTLEEEKTRLEDANRLLEESLKVAQVQKDLLCEEQDKIQNLQQQDISKLKSMLLFREQEAVDRISHQKAAEQQVEHLKHKLSRLREIEPMVEDLQDELENLRHSSSIEKSNLLSQLATVKEENRHLKSRIQVLEESRASLTTGDKDETVKSLLQERRMLEQRLEEAHLHLSDIKSSWSNQNLTLETQVNRLSRQVAEETTEKHKALKLKDDLIEKAKHLEFELEKTRDEVIQRDNKIKLMNEEIEELNSALRDAREQHEEEVTFMNSKLEQLQVDLNGIKTNLTETEKRLLDSLEGSDRSISSHKQKVVQLEETVRELNNQLSLEKQEKLSILMKNAEISQTEEMLKQELHQERVMVQEVHDRMTILQRELDKKLNTVNELREQIDELMSTNLEQNAKLASLDSLHAEVVDKNKIIKILNQRLVDMKKTLQEEINSNNNNNGSSGAISHISGHYENHSERTMDQNSPKEKQDFTIHGGKHPNGNISHSRSNSCGSSPHANGTQKIAPGTTKGTVVMDEVNFRYLKHVIIKFLTSREVEARHLIKAVSTLLQLTYEEEKLLQDTITWKKSWFGSRPGHQSQISLSTIPPS; from the exons ATGTTCGcttcgttgaaaaataaaattaaagaggAAACCGGAAGCGATGTTACATCACTACCATCAAGAAACTCCCAGTCCGGTGCAGCCGGTTCAACCCAGCGTTATCAACGGAATAGGTTAGGATCCTTTACCAGCATGGCATCGATGGAGGAGTTGAGCTTGTTCGAACAGAAGGAAGCCGAACTGAGCGCAACGAGGGCTCAACTGCAAGATTTGGCTTGTCAGTTCAATGATCTTCGGGAACAGACACGAACGCTGGAAGAAGAAAAGACGCGCCTGGAAGATGCCAACAGGCTGCTAGAGGAATCGTTGAAGGTGGCCCAGGTGCAAAAAGATTTGCTCTGCGAGGAACAGGATAAGATACAGAACCTCCAACAGCAGGACATTTCCAAGCTGAAAAGTATGCTTCTGTTCAGGGAACAGGAAGCAGTAGATCGAATATCGCACCAGAAAGCGGCTGAGCAGCAGGTCGAACATCTAAAGCACAAGCTTAGTCGACTCCGGGAAATCGAACCAATGGTGGAGGATTTGCAG GATGAACTCGAAAATCTGCGGCATTCGTCATCGATTGAAAAGAGCAACCTACTGTCACAACTGGCCACAGTTAAGGAGGAAAATCGTCATCTTAAAAGTCGCATCCAGGTATTAGAAGAAAGTCGCGCTTCGTTGACTACCGGAGATAAGGACGAAACGGTAAAATCGTTACTACAGGAACGTAGGATGCTTGAGCAACGTCTGGAGGAGGCCCACCTGCATCTATCAGATATCAAAAGTAGCTGGAGCAACCAGAATTTGACCCTCGAAACACAGGTGAACCGGCTGTCCCGTCAGGTGGCAGAGGAAACCACTGAAAAGCACAAAGCTCTCAAACTAAAAGACGATCTCATAGAAAAGGCAAAGCATCTGGAGTTTGAGCTAGAGAAAACTCGCGATGAAGTTATCCAGCGGGACAATAAG ATCAAACTGATGAATGAGGAGATTGAAGAACTGAACTCGGCCCTTCGGGATGCTCGCGAACAGCACGAGGAGGAAGTGACATTCATGAACAGTAAACTC GAACAGTTACAAGTGGATCTGAACGGTATTAAGACCaatctcactgaaactgaaaaGCGGCTTCTGGATTCTCTGGAAGGGTCCGACAGATCTATCAGTAGTCACAAGCAAAAAGTTGTTCAACTGGAGGAAACAGTTCGTGAGCTGAACAATCAGTTATCTTT AGAAAAGCAAGAAAAGTTATCGATTCTCATGAAGAATGCAGAAATCTCTCAAACTGAGGAAATGCTGAAACAGGAACTTCACCAGGAACGAGTCATGGTGCAGGAGGTTCACGATCGCATGACTATATTGCAAAGGGAATTAGACAAAAA ATTAAACACCGTAAACGAACTGCGTGAGCAGATTGATGAACTGATGAGCACAAATCTCGAGCAGAATGCTAAATTGGCTTCCTTAGATAGCTTACATGCAGAAGTAGTAGATAAAAATAAA ATTATCAAAATTCTCAACCAAAGGTTGGTTGACATGAAGAAAACGCTCCAGGAGGAGATCAacagcaataataataataatggtagCAGTGGTGCCATCTCTCACATTAGCGGGCATTATGAAAACCATTCCGAAAGGACGATGGATCAAAACAGCCCAAAAGAAAAGCAAGATTTCACGATTCATGGTGGAAAACACCCGAACGGTAACATCAGTCACAGTCGCAGTAACAGTTGCGGCAGTAGTCCCCATGCCAACGGAACTCAGAAAATCGCACCAGGCACTACAAAGGGAACGGTCGTGATGGATGAAGTAAATTTCCGATATTTGAAACATGTGATAATAAAATTTCTTACCAGTCGAGAG GTTGAAGCACGGCACCTGATCAAAGCCGTCTCCACGTTGCTGCAGCTGACGTACGAAGAGGAAAAGCTGCTGCAGGACACGATCACCTGGAAAAAGAGCTGGTTCGGCAGCCGACCCGGTCATCAATCGCAGATCTCCTTATCAACGATACCACCAAGCTAA